A genomic region of Cydia splendana chromosome 17, ilCydSple1.2, whole genome shotgun sequence contains the following coding sequences:
- the LOC134798785 gene encoding alpha-glucosidase 2-like has translation MIPYVKEADEANDEKDIEEVDINNLYKDEKETHYDWYDQILLNRPLKVIIVTLLLAIVAPVLIYHLLFFSSIEHAPNDGFSTGSCVVPRASRLPCGLGNVTQDECHSLCCYDLNSHVCFHRYPSRFSYIIDLNIWEEWSEDVIMRPRVANVPFSSQNSIPKLRLSIDEVSPSHMSLLFYNAEIMSHEGNRIEHKNYTHHVDSPEMTVTVEGSQGLIFSTIRGPFIASNDIWEIAFKLTNETMYGLGELPLTAGTVKVLYRHKGDFSTIPLIYAKVNDSYHGLLIDSDAPTEVFVHEENQIVLRSITNERLKLHVFVGPKPSDVMRDAMNIIGANEQLEYWMLGAHICSESPKSAEDALTDLKEFMSSAASESLPFDSHCGSAPIVFDSNCEEDQLIEEAAAVIKTAGKRYVPQVSPYIRYHQVNETDENEASDEIEMRRTDNVTCIDIISEHRQYILHSAFQANFTSDVYVGLVGEDTFVYPMFENASVEFMNRLWAYEVELDGIILENNWPFDESPKSNETALYLPYFSKNLEQVFENTPKWNAVYYNDTSKYFYKHNKYGNHVVSAFKNLFVTEVPMWSTSNWMDGNVNINRQNIHASWMNLKKELVEAALGGISGHWLWSVPICGDTDTFDSETQTSLCVKWYMAATYMPLIKIHSSSVSTHPLAFTGTNKNLMLGALKKRLSLLPYVFTTMQSGPLLRPMFYQFPSSEYLKDLTTQYSVGDDLVIVPNLLPSQTHVHFWIPPGVWYELWGGLQINGNEGDVVTMTTTEADFLTLIRGGAVLIMQKDVMTSAEETRLRADFSLTIALDCVTNHTTAETSTSMDSNCLATGSLYITRQLSLALQTNERQLNIKAIGEDFDVMCGDNAKVAHEIKDISVYGLDDEYNNYDNHRQVSVNINLCDLKDGTNDEILYTYV, from the exons TTAATAATCTTTATAAAGATGAGAAGGAAACAC ACTATGACTGGTATGATCAAATTCTTCTTAACAGACCGCTAAAAGTGATAATTGTGACCTTGCTACTGGCAATTGTAGCACCAGTACTGATCTATCACTTGCTGTTTTTCTCGAGTATAGAGCACGCTCCAAACGACGGATTCTCAACGGGGTCTTGCGTTGTGCCAAGAGCTTCTCGACTACCATGCGGCTTGGGTAATGTCACTCAGGACGAGTGCCACTCACTATGCTGTTACGATTTAAATAGCCATGTATGCTTCCACCGATATCCTTCAAGATTCTCCTATATAATCGACCTCAATATATGGGAAGAATGGTCAGAAGATGTGATCATGCGCCCTAGAGTTGCGAACGTACCGTTTTCATCTCAAAATAGCATACCTAAGCTCAGGTTATCAATCGACGAAGTATCGCCTTCACATAtgtctttattattttataatgcaGAAATAATGTCGCATGAGGGTAATAGAATTGAGCACAAGAACTATACTCATCATGTGGATTCACCTGAAATGACCGTCACTGTGGAGGGGTCTCAAGGTTTGATATTTAGCACGATAAGAGGCCCCTTTATAGCCTCAAATGATATATGGGAAATAGCTTTCAAGTTAACCAACGAAACTATGTACGGTCTCGGAGAATTGCCCTTGACAGCGGGCACAGTAAAGGTCCTTTACCGGCACAAAGGTGACTTCAGTACTATTCCTTTAATATATGCTAAAGTGAATGACTCGTATCACGGACTCCTGATCGATTCTGACGCCCCGACGGAAGTGTTTGTGCATGAAGAAAATCAGATTGTGTTACGCAGCATCACGAATGAGCGATTAAAGTTGCATGTGTTTGTCGGACCTAAACCTAGTGACGTAATGCGTGACGCAATGAACATTATTGGGGCTAATGAACAATTAGAGTATTGGATGCTGGGTGCACATATTTgcag TGAATCTCCAAAGAGTGCAGAAGATGCTTTAACGGACTTGAAAGAATTTATGAGCTCAGCAGCTAGCGAAAGTCTTCCATTCGACAGTCACTGTGGCTCGGCGCCCATAGTGTTTGATTCTAACTGTGAAGAGGACCAGCTCATTGAAGAGGCAGCTGCTGTCATAAAGACAGCTGGAAAACGATATGTGCCGCAAGTATCTCCTTAT ATTCGATACCACCAAGTAAATGAAACAGATGAAAATGAAGCATCAGATGAAATTGAAATGAGAAGAACAGATAATGTAACATGTATAGATATAATATCAGAGCACAGACAATACATTCTCCACAGCGCATTTCAAGCAAATTTTACTTCAGATGTCTACGTGGGTTTAGTTGGTGAAGACACCTTTGTTTATCCAATGTTTGAAAACGCTTCTGTTGAATTCATGAACAGATTGTGGGCATACGAAGTCGAACTAGATGGAATTATTCTAGAAAACAATTGGCCGTTCGACGAGTCTCCGAAGAGCAACGAAACTGCGTTGTACTTGCCGTACTTCAGTAAG aacttagaacaagTATTTGAAAATACTCCAAAATGGAATGCAGTATATTATAATGACACCAGTAAGTACTTCTATAAACACAACAAATACGGAAACCACGTTGTGTCCGCTTTCAAAAATCTGTTCGTTACTGAGGTCCCAATGTGGTCGACCAGCAATTGGATGGATGGgaatgtaaatataaataggcaaaaTATCCACGCGTCTTGGATGAACCTGAAAAAGGAACTGGTGGAAGCAGCTTTAGGAGGGATTTCCGGCCATTGGTTATGGTCTGTGCCAATTTGCGGTGACACGGACACCTTCGACTCTGAAACCCAGACTAGTTTGTGTGTCAAGTGGTACATGGCTGCAACATACATGCCTCTTATAAAAATCCATTCATCATCCGTCTCTACTCATCCGTTAGCTTTCACTGGGACTAATAAAAACTTAATGCTTGGAGCTTTAAAGAAACGCTTATCTTTGCTGCCGTATGTCTTCACGACGATGCAATCAGGACCGCTGTTGAGGCCAATGTTCTACCAGTTCCCATCTTCTGAGTATTTAAAAGACTTGACTACTCAGTACAGTGTTGGCGACGACTTGGTGATTGTACCGAATCTGTTGCCGAGCCAAACACATGTGCATTTTTGGATACCGCCGGGTGTGTGGTATGAGCTGTGGGGAGGTTTACAGATAAATGGAAATGAGGGGGATGTTGTCACAATGACCACCACGGAGGCGGACTTCTTAACTCTTATTCGCGGTGGAGCAGTCCTCATAATGcaaaag GACGTCATGACCTCAGCCGAAGAAACCCGTTTGCGGGCAGATTTCTCTCTCACCATCGCCCTCGACTGTGTAACCAATCACACGACAGCAGAAACTTCTACAAGTATGGATTCAAATTGCCTAGCTACCGGTTCGCTGTACATCACAAGGCAGTTGTCTCTCGCCCTTCAAACAAATGAACGCCAATTAAACATTAAAGCCATCGGTGAAGATTTTGATGTAATGTGCGGAGACAACGCCAAAGTGGCACATGAAATTAAAGATATTAGCGTATACGGTCTAGACGatgaatataataattatgataacCACAGGCAAGTCTCAGTCAATATAAATTTGTGTGATCTTAAAGATGGCACGAATGATGAAATTCTGTATACTTATGTTTGA